One Glycine soja cultivar W05 chromosome 2, ASM419377v2, whole genome shotgun sequence genomic region harbors:
- the LOC114398607 gene encoding mannose-1-phosphate guanylyltransferase 1-like: protein MKALILVGGFGTRLRPLTLSFPKPLVDFANKPMILHQIEALKAIGVTEVVLAINYQPEVMLNFLKDFESKLGIKITCSQETEPLGTAGPLALARDKLIDDSGEPFFVLNSDVISEYPLKEMIEFHKSHGGEASIMVTKVDEPSKYGVVVMEESTGQVDKFVEKPKLFVGNKINAGIYLLNPSVLDRIELRPTSIEKEVFPKIAAEKKLFAMVLPGFWMDIGQPRDYISGLRLYLDSLKKKSSSKLASGSQFVGNVIVDETAKIGEGCLIGPDVAIGPGCIIEQGVRLKSCTIMRGVRVKKHACVSSSIVGWHSTVGQWARVDNMTILGEDVHVCDEIYSNGGVVLPHKEIKSNILKPEIVM, encoded by the exons ATGAAGGCATTGATTCTGGTTGGGGGATTTGGAACAAGGCTGAGGCCACTGACACTCAGTTTCCCTAAGCCTCTTGTTGATTTTGCTAACAAGCCTATGATTTTGCATCAG ATAGAAGCCCTTAAGGCCATTGGAGTGACTGAGGTAGTGCTAGCCATCAATTACCAACCAGAG GTTATGTTGAATTTCTTGAAGGATTTTGAATCAAAGCTCGGCATCAAGATCACATGTTCTCAGGAAACTGAACCACTGGGAACAGCAGGTCCCCTGGCTCTTGCTAGGGATAAGCTGATAGATGATTCTGGAGAACCCTTTTTTGTTCTCAACAGTGATGTTATCAGTGAGTATCCACTTAAAGAAATGATTGAATTCCATAAAAGCCATGGAGGAGAGGCTTCCATAATGGTAACAAAG GTTGATGAGCCATCAAAGTACGGCGTGGTTGTGATGGAAGAGAGCACAGGGCAGgttgataaatttgttgaaaaaccgAAGTTGTTTGTTGGTAACAAAATCAATGCTGGAATTTACCTGCTGAACCCCTCTGTTTTGGATCGAATTGAACTGAGGCCCACTTCTATTGAGAAAGAGGTGTTTCCAAAGATTGCTGCAGAGAAAAAGCTATTTGCAATGGTCCTGCCAGGATTTTGGATGGACATTGGACAACCGAGGGACTATATTTCTGGCCTGAGGCTTTACCTGGACTCATTGAAGAAGAAGTCATCATCTAAGTTGGCCAGTGGCTCTCAATTTGTAGGGAATGTCATTGTGGATGAGACAGCCAAAATTGGTGAGGGATGTCTCATTGGACCTGATGTTGCTATTGGTCCTGGCTGCATTATTGAGCAAGGTGTTAGACTCAAAAGCTGCACAATAATGCGTGGAGTCCGGGTTAAGAAGCATGCTTGTGTATCCAGCAGTATTGTTGGGTGGCATTCCACTGTTGGGCAATGGGCTCGAGTGGATAATATGACCATCCTTGGAGAAGATGTCCATGTATGTGATGAAATTTACAGCAATGGTGGTGTTGTTTTGCCACACAAGGAGATCAAGTCAAATATTCTGAAGCCGGAGATTGTCATGTGA
- the LOC114398625 gene encoding histone acetyltransferase type B catalytic subunit-like produces MGQKQRSSSEADNEVKKRRRVGFSGVDSGVEAKDCITIYLVSSKEEFDAPESFVIHPVDLNSFFDDDGKIYGYEGLKITIWISSISFYAYADITFQSSSDRGKGVTDLKSALQTIFAETLVDSKDEFLQKYLADNDFVRTNISNGETLKHKAFKENICDSNQLTDSSTSTVEVVRLVAGNMATGQLYSHLIPLTLLLVDGSSPIDVTDSQWELYIVCQKKTDQQGEIQYRLTGFTAVYRFYHYPDDSRLRLSQILVLPPYQHKGYGRFLLEVLYDVAISENVFDFTVEEPLDHFQRVRTCVDALRLLRFGPIQNIVTKAVSLLKQEKLSKKAHCPRLLPPPSAIEDVRKSLKINKQQFLQCWEVLIYIGLNPVDKNMENFVSIILNRVKYDILGKDSGTSGKQLIEVPSDVDQEMSFVMFRSEANEASTVQMDDNQANQEEQLQKLVQERVKEIQLIAEKVTLHLGSSGLVVN; encoded by the exons ATGGGGCAGAAGCAGCGTTCAAGTTCCGAAGCCGACAACGAAGTCAAGAAACGACGCCGTGTTGGTTTCTCAGGCGTTG ATTCTGGAGTTGAGGCCAAAGACTGCATCACAATCTATCTAG TTTCAAGCAAGGAGGAATTCGATGCTCCAGAGAGTTTTGTCATTCATCCTGTGGATCTGAATAgcttttttgatgatgatgggaaaatttatggttatgaggGTTTGAAG ATTACCATCTGGATTAGCAGCATATCATTTTATGCGTATGCTGATATTACATTCCAGAGTTCATCTGAT CGAGGCAAAGGGGTCACAGATCTGAAATCTGCTCTTCAG ACAATTTTCGCTGAGACTCTTGTTGATAGCAAGGATGAATTCCTTCAGAAATATTTGGCAGATAATGACTTTGTCAG AACAAACATCTCAAATGGAGAAACTTTGAAGCACAAAGCTTTTAAGGAGAACATTTGTGATTCTAACCAGCTTACAGATTCTTCTACTTCTACTGTTGAG GTTGTCCGTTTGGTGGCTGGCAACATGGCTACTGGACAACTTTACAGTCATCTAATACCCCTCACACTACTTCTTGTTGATG GTAGCAGTCCAATTGATGTTACCGATTCACAGTGGGAGCTGTATATTGTGTGTCAGAAGAAAACTGATCAGCAGGGAGAGATCCAATATAGGTTGACTGGTTTTACTGCTGTTTATCGATTTTATCACTATCCTGATGATTCCCGATTGCGACTAAGCCAG ATACTGGTATTACCTCCTTACCAGCACAAGGGTTATGGTCGATTCCTTCTAGAGGTGCTATACGATGTTGCTATATCTGAAAATGTTTTTGACTTCACAGTAGAAGAGCCATTAGATCACTTCCAACGTGTCCGCACATGTGTTGACGCACTTCGCCTGCTTCGTTTTGGCCCAATTCAGAATATAGTTACTAAAGCCGTTTCACTTCTGAAGCAAGAAAAGTTATCAAAGAAAGCACATTGTCCTCGACTTTTACCACCTCCCAGTGCTATTGAGGATGTAAGGAAAAGTCTGAAAATTAATAAGCAACAGTTTCTCCAGTGTTGGGAGGTTTTGATCTACATTGGCCTTAATCCTGTTGACAAGAACATGGAGAACTTTGTTAGTATTATTTTGAACCGTGTTAAGTATGATATCTTAGGGAAAGATTCTGGGACGTCTGGGAAGCAACTTATTGAAGTACCAAGTGATGTTGACCAGGAGATGTCATTTGTCATGTTCAGATCAGAAGCTAACGAAGCTAGTACTGTGCAAATGGATGACAATCAGGCTAATCAAGAAGAGCAACTCCAGAAGTTAGTTCAGGAAAGGGTGAAAGAAATTCAGTTGATTGCGGAAAAGGTAACCCTGCATCTTGGGAGCTCAGGGTTGGTGGTTAATTAG
- the LOC114398631 gene encoding uncharacterized protein At2g39795, mitochondrial-like, translating to MALNSILRKSGSFARALAVSGQLTKNNHLGHRTLLSTAISQHQHQDSLVPRFHFSSVASKKKPTSDENLLRLIESEIECAQETDDHNAAEEVPGNFPFKIIDSPGQQTITLERMYQDEEIKVEVHMPDLVTGEENDDDNDNDSERVTQSSIPLSISVLKKGGPYLEFNCVGYPDEIVIDGLSVKNPDLTEDQVAYEGPDFQGLDENLQKSFHRYLEIRGIKPSTINFLHEYMINKDSKEYLVWLNKLKSFVQA from the exons ATGGCGCTCAACTCAATTCTTCGCAAGTCGGGTTCTTTCGCGAGGGCTCTTGCTGTCTCGGGTCAATTGACGAAGAATAACCACCTGGGTCATCGCACTTTACTCTCCACCGCCATCAGCCAGCACCAGCACCAGGATTCGCTTGTTCCAAGGTTCCACTTTTCTTCTGTAGCTTCCAAGAAGAAACCAACCTCCGATGAGAACCTTCTCCGGCTCATCGAATCCGAAATCGAATGCGCCCAAGAGACCGACGATCATAACGCA GCTGAAGAGGTTCCGGGTAATTTTCCGTTTAAAATAATCGATAGTCCCGGACAACAGACAATAACGCTTGAGAGAATGTACCAAGACGAGGAAATTAAGGTAGAGGTTCACATGCCGGATTTGGTCACTGGGGAAGAAAATGacgatgataatgataatgatagtgAAAGAGTTACTCAGTCGAGTATTCCACTTTCAATCAGTGTTCTTAAGAAGGGCGGACCCTATCTAGAGTTTAACTGTGTGGGTTACCCTGATGAGATTGTTATTGACGGCTTGTCAGTTAAGAATCCTGATCTCACTGAGGATCAAGTTGCTTATGAGGGACCAGACTTCCA GGGCTTGGATGAGAATCTGCAGAAGTCTTTCCATAGGTATTTAGAAATCAGAGGAATCAAGCCTAGCACAATCAATTTCTTGCATGAGTACATGATCAACAAGGACAGTAAAGAGTACTTAGTGTGGTTGAACAAGCTCAAGAGCTTCGTTCAAGCATGA
- the LOC114398618 gene encoding delta-1-pyrroline-5-carboxylate synthase — MADPSRSFMKDVKRVIIKVGTAVVTREEGRLAVGRLGALCEQIKQLNSLGYDIILVSSGAVGIGRQRLRYRKLINSSFADLQKPQHELDGKACAAVGQNSLMALYDTLFTQLDVTSAQLLVTDNDFRDKDFRKQLTETVKSLLSLKVIPVFNENDAVSTRKAPYEDSSGIFWDNDSLSALLALELKADLLVLLSDVEGLYSGPPSDPHSKLIHTYIKEKHQNEITFGDKSRVGRGGMTAKVKAAVHAADAGIPVVITSGFAAENIINVLQGQRIGTLFHKDAHEWVQVKEVDAREMAVAARECSRRLQAISSEERNQILHKIADALEANEKIIRTENEADIAVAQEAGYEKSLVARLAIKPGKIASLANNMRIIANMEDPIGQVLKRTELSDGLILEKTSSPLGVLLIVFESRPDALVQIASLAIRSGNGLLLKGGKEARRSNAILHKVITEAIPDTVGGKLIGLVTSREEIPELLKLDDVIDLVIPRGSNKLVSQIKSSTKIPVLGHADGVCHVYVDKSANVEMARRIVLDAKIDYPAACNAMETLLVHKDLIEKGWLNDIVVDLRTEGVKLYGGPRASSLLNIPQAQTFHHEYSSLACTVEIVDDVYAAIDHINLYGSAHTDSIVAEDKEVANVFLRQVDSAAVFHNASTRFSDGARFGLGAEVGISTSRIHARGPVGVEGLLTTRWILKGSGQVVDGDKGIVYTHKDIAT, encoded by the exons ATGGCGGATCCTTCTCGGAGTTTCATGAAGGACGTGAAGCGCGTGATCATCAAGGTCGGCACCGCCGTGGTCACTCGCGAGGAGGGAAGGTTAGCTGTCGGAAGATTAGGCGCTCTCTGCGAGCAGATTAAGCAACTCAACTCCCTCGGATACGACATTATTCTCGTCTCCTCCGGCGCCGTCGGCATCGGCCGCCAACGACTCCGCTACCGCAAATTGATCAACAGCAGCTTCGCCGACCTCCAGAAACCCCAACACGAACTCGACGGCAAGGCCTGCGCCGCCGTCGGACAGAACAGTCTCATGGCTCTCTACGATACTCTCTTCACTCAA CTCGATGTGACGTCTGCTCAGCTTCTTGTGACGGATAACGATTTTCGAGATAAGGATTTCAGGAAGCAACTTACTGAGACCGTGAAATCGTTGTTATCGCTTAAGGTTATTCCGGTGTTCAATGAGAACGATGCTGTCAGCACTAGGAAGGCTCCCTATGAG GATTCTTCTGGTATATTTTGGGATAATGATAGTTTATCTGCTCTGTTGGCCTTGGAGTTAAAAGCCGATCTTCTTGTTTTGTTGAGTGATGTAGAAGGTCTTTATAGTGGCCCTCCAAGTGATCCACATTCAAAGCTTATTCATACGTATATTAAGGAGAAGCATCAGAATGAAATTACTTTTGGTGACAAATCTAGAGTGGGAAGAGGTGGAATGACTGCCAAAGTAAAAGCTGCTGTTCATGCAGCTGATGCTGGCATTCCTGTTGTTATTACCAG TGGTTTTGCAGCTGAGAATATTATCAATGTTCTCCAAGGACAACGCATAGGAACTCTCTTCCATAAAGATGCACATGAGTGGGTCCAAGTAAAAGAGGTTGATGCTCGTGAGATGGCAGTTGCAGCCAGGGAATGTTCCAGAAGGCTCCAG GCCATATCTTCTGAAGAAAGGaatcaaattttacataaaatagCTGATGCCCTGGAagcaaatgaaaaaataatcagGACTGAAAATGAAGCTGATATTGCTGTGGCACAAGAAGCAGGATATGAAAAATCCTTGGTGGCAAGGCTAGCTATAAAACCTGGGAAG ATTGCAAGCCTTGCAAACAACATGCGAATTATTGCCAACATGGAAGATCCAATTGGTCAAGTATTAAAAAGAACTGAG CTATCAGATGGGCTAATTTTAGAGAAGACATCATCTCCTTTGGGAGTGCTCCTTATTGTTTTTGAGTCACGCCCTGATGCTCTTGTACAG ATAGCTTCACTGGCAATCCGAAGTGGGAATGGACTTCTCTTGAAAGGTGGCAAAGAAGCTAGGCGGTCAAATGCAATTTTGCACAAA GTAATTACTGAGGCCATACCAGATACTGTTGGTGGAAAACTTATAGGACTTGTGACCTCAAGGGAAGAAATCCCTGAGCTACTTAAG CTGGATGATGTAATCGATCTGGTGATTCCAAGAGGCAGCAACAAACTTGTTTCTCAGATCAAGAGTTCCACTAAAATTCCTGTTTTAGGTCATGCTG ATGGAGTTTGTCATGTCTATGTTGATAAGTCTGCTAATGTGGAGATGGCAAGGCGGATTGTACTTGATGCAAAAATAGATTATCCAGCAGCCTGCAACGCCATG GAAACACTTCTTGTCCACAAGGATTTGATAGAGAAAGGTTGGttaaatgatattgttgttgaCCTACGAACTGAAG GCGTTAAATTATATGGAGGACCAAGGGCAAGTTCTCTGTTAAATATTCCACAAGCACAAACATTTCATCATGAGTACAGTTCGCTGGCTTGCACTGTTGAAATTGTGGATGACGTGTATGCAGCTATTGATCATATAAATCTTTATGGAAG TGCACATACTGACTCCATCGTTGCAGAAGATAAAGAAGTTGCTAATGTGTTTCTACGCCAAGTAGACAG TGCTGCTGTTTTTCACAATGCAAGCACCAGATTCAGTGATGGGGCAAGATTTGGACTAGGCGCAGAG GTTGGAATTAGTACGAGCAGGATTCATGCTCGAGGTCCAGTAGGAGTTGAGGGATTGTTAACAACAAGATG GATACTAAAAGGAAGTGGACAAGTAGTGGATGGTGATAAAGGGATTGTCTATACCCACAAAGACATTGCAACTTAA
- the LOC114398635 gene encoding protein YIPF1 homolog isoform X2, producing the protein MQTFPPNNGGDRGPGHQTLGSPTEAFEQQPANNWRGIFSMSSYSEYFNVDTDVVLIRLISSLNPVAADFFSKIDANPDLYGLIWISTTLVFVLASLGNLATFLMQKHADNSTSWSFDVSYVNVAACSIYGYAIVVPLAYYFFLQYMGSNASLIRFWCLWGYSLTIFIMSSFLLIIPVEFLRWVIILLTGVASASFVALNLRSYIEGNELSVAIIAAFFLQMALAIFIKVWFFP; encoded by the exons ATGCAAACATTCCCTCCCAACAATGGAGGAGACAGAGGACCAGGACATCAAACTCTTGGCAGTCCTACTG AAGCTTTTGAACAACAGCCAGCAAACAACTGGAGGGGAATCTTTAGCATGTCATCATATTCAGAGTATTTCAATGTAGACACAGATGTTGTCTTAATCAGATTGATAAGTTCCTTGAATCCAGTTGCTGCAGACTTTTTCAGCAAGATAGATGCTAACCCTGATTT ATATGGGCTTATATGGATCtcaacaacattggtttttgtgCTTGCCTCACTTGGAAATCTGGCCACGTTCCTTATGCAAAAACATGCAGATAACAGTACCTCTTGGAGCTTTGATGTCAGCTATGTGAATGTGGCTGCATGCTCTATCTATGGCTATGCAATTGTGGTTCCATTGGCATACTACTTCTTCCTTCAGTATATGGGTTCAAATGCTAGCCTTATAAGGTTTTGGTGCTTGTGGGGGTATTCCCTCACCATTTTCATCATGTCTTCT TTCCTGTTGATAATTCCTGTTGAGTTTCTTCGGTGGGTTATAATACTCCTTACGGGCGTTGCCTCGGCAAGCTTTGTTGCCTTAAACCTGAGATCTTATATAGAAGGCAATGAACTTTCAGTGGCGATTATTGCAGCATTTTTCTTGCAAATGGCTTTGGCAATCTTCATCAAGGTTTGGTTCTTTCCGTAG
- the LOC114398635 gene encoding protein YIPF1 homolog isoform X1 — MEESSYTGLPTSHLLGSVPAVITEENNATKHVATGANMQTFPPNNGGDRGPGHQTLGSPTEAFEQQPANNWRGIFSMSSYSEYFNVDTDVVLIRLISSLNPVAADFFSKIDANPDLYGLIWISTTLVFVLASLGNLATFLMQKHADNSTSWSFDVSYVNVAACSIYGYAIVVPLAYYFFLQYMGSNASLIRFWCLWGYSLTIFIMSSFLLIIPVEFLRWVIILLTGVASASFVALNLRSYIEGNELSVAIIAAFFLQMALAIFIKVWFFP; from the exons ATGGAGGAGTCTTCGTACACCGGTCTTCCCACTAGCCACTTGCTCGGTTCAGTTCCT GCTGTCATAACTGAAGAAAATAATGCCACGAAACATGTGG CCACCGGTGCAAATATGCAAACATTCCCTCCCAACAATGGAGGAGACAGAGGACCAGGACATCAAACTCTTGGCAGTCCTACTG AAGCTTTTGAACAACAGCCAGCAAACAACTGGAGGGGAATCTTTAGCATGTCATCATATTCAGAGTATTTCAATGTAGACACAGATGTTGTCTTAATCAGATTGATAAGTTCCTTGAATCCAGTTGCTGCAGACTTTTTCAGCAAGATAGATGCTAACCCTGATTT ATATGGGCTTATATGGATCtcaacaacattggtttttgtgCTTGCCTCACTTGGAAATCTGGCCACGTTCCTTATGCAAAAACATGCAGATAACAGTACCTCTTGGAGCTTTGATGTCAGCTATGTGAATGTGGCTGCATGCTCTATCTATGGCTATGCAATTGTGGTTCCATTGGCATACTACTTCTTCCTTCAGTATATGGGTTCAAATGCTAGCCTTATAAGGTTTTGGTGCTTGTGGGGGTATTCCCTCACCATTTTCATCATGTCTTCT TTCCTGTTGATAATTCCTGTTGAGTTTCTTCGGTGGGTTATAATACTCCTTACGGGCGTTGCCTCGGCAAGCTTTGTTGCCTTAAACCTGAGATCTTATATAGAAGGCAATGAACTTTCAGTGGCGATTATTGCAGCATTTTTCTTGCAAATGGCTTTGGCAATCTTCATCAAGGTTTGGTTCTTTCCGTAG